CGGGCAGGTACCTCGATGGCGTGGGGGATCTTGAGGTGCGAGCAGCAGTCAGCAATCTCGATGCACGTGGGGTCAGGGCAGGCCTTGCTGGCGGCGATGCGTCGGCCTTCAGCAACCGTCTTCTTGGAGTTGAGGTAGACTGGGTAGATGACGTTCCACTTCTTGATAGTGCTCCGCAGgtcgcccccgccgccgtccaTCTGCGCGCTGTTCGACACTGCCACGGCACAGATCCTGGCACAAGAACCGCAGGGACTAGGGAGTATGAGGTTGATGCGGGTCTGAATGTTCCGAGAGATCCTTGGCTTAGGCAGCAGAGCAAACTGCAGCAATCAGCTGCTCTGTTGAAGCTACGCAAGAAATGCCATCAACTGCTCTGTCCCCAAatcttcccctccctctctctttccaaTCCTACCTGCAGCCCTTCTGCATCCTCTGTCGCTGCATTGCAAGCACAGGCACAGCGCACGGCCAGCCAGGCGCACCAGCAGGCAGCCTGGAGTCCAGGTTCCTCCCCCTCcccgacctcctcctctctctctctttctaatCCTACCTGCAGCCCTTCTGCATCCTCTGTCCCTGCATTGCAAGCACAGGCACAGCACGCGGCCTGCCAGGCGCACCAGCAGGCAGCCTGGAGCCCAGGTTCCTCCCCCTCCACGACCTCCCTCCCCTTCCACCGCTGACTCACCTTCCCGGCCTCCCTCATTGACCTCCCTTCCCACCCTTCCCTGCGACGGGGAGCACTGCCGGGCGcccgggcggccgggcggcggccggaacgcgcccccggcccccctCGGTCCCTCCCAGACCTCCCGCCTCCCTATCCTCCCTGCGTCCCGTGAGCCCCTCCAGCCGCCCGACCGCGCAGGAGCCCCCGTCCCCTGCTCCCGCACGCGGCAGGGGCTCGGCGCGCGCGGATCCACGTGGTCGGGGCGGCGCAGCTCCGGCCGCTGGGGTCTAGGTGGCTCGGGCCCCTCGATTCGGcgggccgccgccaccgccagtCCTCCTCTCTCACCCTAGATCCACTTCGTAGGCCGAAAATTTTCGGAAGGAGACGACGGGGAAAGGAGGCGTACCTAGCGGGATTGGCGTCCGCGCCGGTGCGGGAGGGGTGACGGTTGCTCCTCGACTCCGATGAGATGACGGAACGGGGCTCCGGAGATCGAAGCTCGCGGATGAGAGCTGTGCCAAGAGGCCGTTTGGAAGGGATCGTGCAGAAACGTTTCACCGCTGAAGTCAAAGCTGGTGAAAAAAATAATTTTATCTAACTTTTAGTTTACTTTTATCTGAGTTTAAAAAAATAGTTTTATTTACAGTATTTAGATTTGCGTAAAATAAATAAGCACGAAGCCAGTAAAAATCCTACCAAAATTTAGAAGCCAGATGAGAGCTCATTGAAGAGAGGTTTTTCCTTTCTCTCTACTAAATACAGGATACGAGGTAGGACGAGGGTATGGTTAGAGTTGCTCTTACCGTAGAAGTAGATAGAGATCCAGTGAGGTTTAAGAGCAGCAGTTTGATAAGAAGACGGGTGGAACGGTATCAATACACTCGTAAATAGTAAGACGGATGAAACAGTATCGATGGGCTCGGAAAAAAAAACTTTTTGGTTTTCGCaatgaaaaagaaagaaaggaagaaaGCTATGCCAATCTATTTTGGTGTACAAACTTTTAAGATGGAAAATAAAATTGGTGATTAAGCGATGAGCAGAATGACTAAAAAGTGATGGCGAAATTGGCTGTCATGTAAAGGGAACCAATTCAGAAAGTAaataaaaagaaaggaaaatatTTGATCTTGCAGGCAGAAGATTTAGGCTTGCACGTGCACACACAAAACAATGAGTAAATAGGAACAAAAAGAAGAACCTCACCACCGATATGGGAGATGAAGGAGCTCGATATCATTAGGCCTTAAGGCTTGGATACGAGGGTAAGGCCTCTTGGTTTTCACAGCAGCTGGACCGGGATTCACGGATATTGTATGGACCTTCAACGGTAGCAAAAGTAGGGGTAGCGAGGGCATCACCCGATAGGACCGTGGGAGAGCTCTGTTGGGCTGTGGAAAAGTGAAAAGGACGTCAAGTTCCAATATGTTTTGCATGGTGGTGGTGAAAGGCGGTGCTCTCACTGGAGTTGATGAGAAGCGAGAGTGTTTGAGTTGGATTAGCAGCAATCACTACAGGAAAACGACACACTTCCGACGGCCGCAGTTAACTTTCGACGGCCCCGTCGGAAGTTcactaacttccgacggccataaggcagccgtcggaagtttcataacttccgacggctgcaGTAACAGCGGTCGGAAGTTAAccaacttccgacggtttactacgcggccgtcggaagttagggGCACGCCGTTAGGGCTCGCGTTATCTCTCGTGCCCTTCTCTTTTTTCCCCACTTCTCCtcacctcccgcgccgccgcccgccgcccgtccccgccgccgcctccgccccgcgccgccgcctccgccccgcgccgccgcctccgccccgggccgcgcgcccgcccgcctcccgcgcccgcctccgccccgggccgccgcgccgccccccggccgggccgcccgcctcccgcgccgccccccgggccgcgcccgcctccggccccgggccgcgcggccgcccggcctcccgcgccgccggccgtccgcgccggcccccgcgccgcgccgccccccggccgggccgcccgcctcccgcgccgcgccgccgccgcgccgcgccgcgccgcgctgccccgcgcccgcccgtccgcgccgccgccctgccgccCGTTCGCGCCGCAgtccgtgccgcccgccgcccgttcCCACTGCCGCGCCGCTgtccgtgccgcccgccgcgcgttcccgccaccgccccgccgcgccgccgcccgttcccgccgccgcgccgccgtccgtgccgcccgccgcccgttcccgctgccgcgccgctgtccgtgccgcccgccgcgcgttcccgccaccgccccgccgcgccgccgcccgttcccgccgccgccccgccgtccgtgccgcccgccgcccgttcccgctgccgcgccgctgtccgtgccgcccgccgctcgttcccgccaccgccccgccgcgccgccacccgttcccaccgccgcgccgccgtccgtgccgcccgccgcccgttcccgctgccgcgccgctgtccgtgccgcccgccgctcgttcccgccaccgccccgccgcgccgccgcccgttcccgccgccgcgccgccgtccgtgctGCGCTGCCGGTCACAGGAGCTGGTGATGAAGGGGCAGGAGCTGGAgaggctggggctggggctggAGGGTCAGAAGCTGGAGGATCTGGAGGGCAGGGTCGGACACGTAGGCGGCGGTCGAAGATTGGTTGGATTCCGCCGCCTAAACCTCCACGAGAAGAAGAAAAGTGCGTGATCACACCGAATGGAGATGGGTGAGTATGTTTTTTCTATATTTTAGTACGTAATCCTTATTCCGAAATGATTCTAATTGTTTTATATACTTGTAGGTCTTGGTTTGAGCCTAATTTCCCAGGTGTTGGTCATCTAAGACAGGTGAACAAAATTCTAGGTAACATATGCCGTATGCTTTGGCCTGGAATGGTAGAACTTGTATCTGGTGAACGGATCCCTGCTACATCTTGGAATCATTATAGATATGGTGTCAACATAACGTTCGGCAATACCCAAAAGGCAGTTTGGGCTGAGTTTTGGGTACGATTGCTCTTATGTACTGATTTAATTTTCTACATACGATGGCTACTgattgtgtaaaatttttgcaGAAATACTACAAGTTGCCTGAGGAGGGAGCTTATGATGATCATGCCAGACGTGTGTTCCACCATAACGCACACATTGTGGTTAGAGATATGATTTCTTATGCCAGAATTCAGGTTGTCGCTTCTTATCTGGAACGGACTCAAGGGATGCGATTTGAGAAGAAACGGGATGCTGGGAAATATTACTTGACTGAGGAGCAATACCGCGAGGTAAACTGTTGCAAGTTGCAATTAGTATGATTCTGTTTGTTACCTTGAAACAAAATATTGTTGTGCAGGAAATGATTCCGTGGATGGCCACACGTGAGGAGGCTTATCATGCCTTATGTCACTATTGGACCACGGATGAGTTCAAAAGCATTTCCCAGAGAAATAGAGGAAATCGTGGAACTGAGTCCTATCACACCTACGGAGGTGATGGGCACTTCCGATTGGCCAAACGCATTGTAAGTGAACTCTTTGAAATGAATTCTATTAATTTCATTTATCAATGCATGCTTCTTTAGTTTTTTGTTGTATGTATAGGAAGTTCGCACTGG
The genomic region above belongs to Panicum hallii strain FIL2 chromosome 4, PHallii_v3.1, whole genome shotgun sequence and contains:
- the LOC112890777 gene encoding signal recognition particle 19 kDa protein, with product MISSSFISHIGALTSAVKRFCTIPSKRPLGTALIRELRSPEPRSVISSESRSNRHPSRTGADANPARICAVAVSNSAQMDGGGGDLRSTIKKWNVIYPVYLNSKKTVAEGRRIAASKACPDPTCIEIADCCSHLKIPHAIELDKAYPRDFFQVGRVRVQLKKDDGSPVNPAIKTKKQLMIQIAELVPKHHGRTKKQESAPSSSTGGSSKNTKGGKKKK